ACAAATTGCCACTATATAATTATAACATTAGCATTATAAAAATGTTTAATTAACTCAATGTCATAAATATTATTGGTTTCTTATAATGTTAATTATTTTGATGTTTTCAATTTAACTATTATGGCTAGAATCATGCATTGTTTCTATAAAtttataacaaaaacaaattaagtaAGTGAAAGAGAATTCATTATCTATACATAATATGTAATCCTAAatatgataatatatatatataaccttcATTTGTGTAATAAATTTTTTGATTATTAGTGAGTTTCACATAGTTACCTATATATTAGACTCTTATTTTTACTGTACCTATTAGCTAGGTTTTCTTCTAAATTATACTTATTTTTACTGTACCTATTAGACATGAAATAATAACATATCTACCACATAGAGAATAATCTGCCAAAGAACAAAATTGTGTGCCTTGTAGTGCGCAAAGACATCAATATCACAACTTTTTCCCCAATTATTTATTTGCTTCAATctctttattttgtttcaaTATATTTCTTCAATCAGCTCATAGAGACACATGCAAGAAATACTATGGATCGAATGCAAAAAAAGAGCATAGCATACTAGCTTTTTGAAGATTCTAATTAAAGTTTCTTTTCATCTTTTGAAAGAAATGAAACTTTTCCTCATAAATATCTAGCTAGCTATCAATCTATTACAAATGGAATACTTCTAATAAGGTATATATACAATCAAGTAagtaatgaaaatataaaataaggtaagaaattaagaatgtaatattaatgatatataattaaattcaacTAAATTTGAGCTTActgtttgaaaattttaattgatgctaatttttgaaaaacataCCATATATAGTTTCATCCAATCTGAAGGGTAAATTAGTGacacgaaaaatgaaaaagactATTAATTATAGACATACGCTAAATATGATAATTTTGTTTATGTAGAATGGGtgtaaaataaaagaaaaatgtgcATGAGcttattttagaaaaaaaacttaacattattgagtttatatctaattttctcaTATCTCAATGATCGATATATTTTAATGTAGCTATTGCTTGCTGAATCCATTTAATCTGATTGGTTCGAGGAATCATGAATTGAATCCCAGATCAATAAATAACCAGCTAACATCCTTGATCGCTATGATCGATATATTATAATGTACCTATTGCCTGCTGAATCCATTTATCTGATTGGTTCGAGGAATCATGAACTGAAAGGTCTTGGTCCAGATCAATAAATAACCAGCTAACATCCTTTGATCGCAATGATCGATATAACATCCTTGAGCATCCAACACCATGTGATATaccattttttaattattaacgAGCTCGATCTTCACCTCGATCTCTAATTACGTACTAACTAATTATATATCCTACATACCTCTATTTATGGACATCACTTGGCTATAATACGAACTGCATGAAACACTTGATTTCAAGTATATAATTCCttctcaacaaaaaaaaatgatttcaaatatatgaTTAGCAATACATGCAACCTTCGATCTCCATTATTTCTAGTACGTTCGAGCTATCCGCAGTTAACTGATTACTTAATTGGGTCGATCCCTTTCTTCTCGATCCTACGGCGATGACTGGTCACCGTACGTATTAGGTATACATGGACCCCTAATTTTATTAACCCCTTGAAATTTCTGATCGAGTAGCCTCCAGATCGATGGCGGTGGTCCGCAACAGGTTTATGTTCTTCGATCGACAGCCTCTGCTCATTGGACTCAAAAATCCGCATGTAGTACGTGGTCCTCAACAGAACGATGTACGTTCTATATATTTAATCAGAAAAAACAAGACCTATATATGTCAATGTTGGAGATGGATCGAACTGCATGCACGGTGCTAGCTAGCTACGCACAGAGATGATTGTCAGTTGTTCatagtttgttatatctaACGATCAACACAAGCTCATGCCGACATTGGACTACGGATTTTTATCTTAATTTGTATCTTCATTATTGACAAAACAGAGTAAAAGTCTAGTGGGAGTATAAATTAAACCTCAAATTGTACGAGATAGTTAAGAATGTTAGTTACAACCTTAGTTAGGTCCCACTTTGTAAGTTGTAACCTTAGTGAATACAAATATTGTTGACATCATTGAGtccaaataaaatttaatgaaaCAGGTCGGAAATGTAGCTATTTCAAATATCATAACTCGAGCAAATTCATGATTAGTTTTAGCTGGTAATTTCAATCTCAACATGATACCACTTTGAAGTGAGAAGGCTCTACATATCATCACGAGAGTGACAAAGACCACTCATGTGCACCACTCTATAGTGAAATTGCTTTACAGGTGTTACATTTAATTGAGCCAGGAAATAATTTAGAGCAATTTGAGCTTATTTAGAGCAACGAGGTGCACTTGTACCAATTTAAATAAATCGTcatattttattaaatatatatttttattttaaaataataataattatgtaTAGATATTAATGATTGATATTGCATAATAAATACTTATTCATTTATATCTTGGTGCATTGAATAATTTTCCATATAAAATGCAAGTTTCATCTTTACAAATAATCAAGAACCATTCCGTTAACCCTATTTTGCCTTACCACAAATATCAATTTATaacacaaaataatatgaACTAGTTACATCGGCACAAGTTCATCTCGGTGCATGCAATAATTTTCGCcgcaaaaaaaatattgtccAATTAGAGAGAGTTGACATCAGGGTCCAATCTCAAGTGGAGAAGAGCATATGAAACTTACTATTAAAAATCaaacccaatatcattttGGTTCGGGCTAACTAAATAGATAGGTAAAAGGGACCACAGCCCACTAAATTCaggaaaattctagtatacatcaatgtatactatacatctcacatccaacggtcgatattgttttgtgagtggggtcagaaaaataatatctgTTATCAACCGTTGAATGTAAGATGTATAGTAGATTAACCCCTAAATTCACgcatcaaatatatatttctggCTCTGGTTTTGGCGGGACCGAGAGATCGATAATGAGAGCAGCAACCATGCACTTCACGTTGGGGTGGAAACAAAATTGACGGTCCGCCACCGTCACCGCCACGGCGGAGGGGGAAAGATTATGTCAGCGTACAAACCCGTGACCTGCAAGCTACGTATCTTTTAAATGTCGTTCTTTTCATGCAATCTCTGCAAAACCCACATaaggaaaaatcaacttaCATGAACAATCAAACCACTGGTGCTGACACTCAGTGTCACGTCACCGTCGTCTTCGCCGTCACAGTCACGAGGAAAACGTTCTGCTCCGGCCTCTGTGTGTGAAATGGCACTCCGCCACGTAGGAAGGAAGCGGCCAGTGAGTTAAGGGGTTTATGAGTCATGACTCAtccgtcgtcgtcgtcgacCTCTCATTATCTACGCGTTTCCCACAGGGGGTTTCATCTGAAACTGACGGCTGGTCCCGCCGTGGAGCCATCTGAACAAACCaacggaaaaaaaaatctcgaAGGGAATCTGGAAATATACGATTCTCGAATCGGTTGCTGTTGGAGAGGTTTGAACTGATCTAGTGGGGAAGCTAGAACAAGTGTTGTGATCCATTGGTTTTGGTTATTCGCAATCGTATAAACTTGGTGGGGGAGTCTAATCCAATTTCTAAATCATGGTTTCCATCATTATTAGCTAGAGATGAAAATCCTACACACATAGTAAATAGGTATGAATCTATGCTTGCTTTGAAGAATATCTGGTTATATGTGTAGCTTACAGAATACAGACAAAGATAATCGATAATTGGACCCCCAACGTGTGTGAATATCTGATAGTTTGTAACCTTAACCATAGGTAATCAATATAACAATACTTGTGGAGTTGCGGTCTAGACATGGATATATAAATAGGACCCATATGTTTACTTGTTCATGTCATATATTGGAGTGCCACATCAATTATCTCGTTTGCGTTAACCAGTTAATTAAAAGACTGTCCTTGTAAGGAGCAGGGGGCAGTGGTGGCTTATGGAGTTGATTTGCTTGTAATGTGTTGATTTGAGTTGGGGTTCTCTTTTGAGAACAGTGATCCCCATTGATGTAATCGATCCTTGGAAGTTAATAAATTGCAATTTCAAGTATTTCAATCGAAAAAACAATAACTAGTACATAGGTTTTCAAATAACGTTATAAGAAATATTTCAAATAACGTGATTTTGTATAtcaaatttttgttttacagCTGTTTCTTTACTATAAAGTATTTTAATAAAGAAAATATGAGTCGTCATTTTGAGACAAGAAACCAGGGAATGGGGTCGTAATCTATTAACTATGTTATACACTTGTccatttaattaatcaaatgaAAACTTATTAATTGAACAAAGTTACGAGTGTTACAAAATATAAATCCAAAGACCAAGTGGCGCATTTACAGCATGAAAAATAAACTTGGGGGAGAAAGCAAATATAACATAACTATGAACAACAAAACTGAGCAAAAGAATATCCCTTTCCCTTTCCCATTCCTGGTTGGAAATTGGGAATTAATCCCAGTCGGAATTGGCATCTCTGCATTTTCACGAGGGAGAAAAGCAGAGGGGTTTTGTCTACGTACGGCGTACCGTATATTCTAATAGTTAGTTGGGCCTGCTTTATATTTTCCCCAAAACAAGTTTAAAGCCGAAGACCCTAAGTCGTTGGGGCCCACTTACGCCCTTATCCCCATGTTGGCACCAGCAGGATTGACAGCAAGCTTCAGGAGGTAAATTTACCGAAATATCCGCACGGAATTTATCCATGACATTTTATTAGCAATTTACCATACGAATCATTATATTTGACCGTAGTGACGAAATTAATACATAATTATCTAGCATGTAttctaaataataaatattgcCGTGAATATAAACAACATAAATACGACAAGAAAACTACAAAATGATGAAATAACCAAAATACATTGTTTGTTCATAAATCATGACACTCACCTATAAATAATAACCACATTTAAATGATTAATTTATTCATAAACAAAAGATATTATGACTCTGTCACGAATGACGTACTAAATTATAATACAAGTGACAACATTTCATAAACTATGTTTACTACTCATTGCATTCAAATTGGTGCGACTATATTTTAGTCTTATCCACGGGAGGtttgaaaataaatataattttttaccACATTTGGTGTGTAACTTTTTAACATATATCCAAGAACAGGTGTGTATGAAAAAGTATATGAGTTAAATGTCTAACGTCATAGTCTTATTCTAAgaaaagtttgaaaaaaactaaattatttTCCACATATGTTGTGTAATGTTTGAACATATATTCAAAAATGAAACAAGAGGTgtgtaaaaaaacaaatatatgcATCTCAATGTCTTAAATTAGCGAGCCAATGTTATAGTTTGATCTAGGATAAGTCTGAAAATAACTAGATTATTTTCCACATCTTATGCGTAactttataaatataaattcaaCAATGAAACAAGAGGTGAATGAAAAAACACGTATATACATTTCAATGTCTTAAATTAATGAGTATGTTTTATAGTCGCATCAAGGAGAAGATTGAAAATAAGTAGATTATTTTCCACATTTGGTGTGTCACTTTTTAAACATATACTCAAAAACGAAACAAGATATGTGTAAGAGTGCATGTATATGCATTTTTAATGTCTTATCCACGAGAAGTTCGCAAGGATTAGATAATTTTCTACATTTGGTGCATAATGCACTTTGAACATATATTCAAAATGAAACAAGAGGTGTATAAAAGTACATATAATATGAAATTCAACGCATTAAATTAGTGAATTTACGTTATTGTCTTATTCACGAAAAAGTTTGAAAAACAATTAGATATATTTTGATGCGTAAATTTTGAACACATATGACATAAGAGCGTGTGAACAAACAGTTATATACATTTCATTGCATTAATTAGTGAATTTGTGGTTTACTTTTCTCCATGAGAGACTCGTAGATAATCAAAAATAGTTTTCCCCTTTTTACCCACAACTCTTAAAGCATGTTATTCAAGAATGACACAAGAGCAACCAAAAGTTTGAACAAAATTGTCCCCCCCCCCTAAAGTTTTAGGTCTTCTCCAACTCATGGACTATTGTACCACAATTTCCACATTATGGTGCACTTCGTCTCCAACTCATTTACTAGTGTGCCAGAAGTAACCCGAAAGGGCCATAAACATGTGAGTCCCGcctaaaaactttttttttgggtgaataatttcataaatatcAACGTTAtttagtaaatatatatatttaattatttgaaaaataaaaactgtatttttctttgttgaaatAATATACTACAAGTCTACAACACTAAACTTGAATTAAACTTGTATTTTTAATGTAATAACTCCTTAAATATACAACACTACTGATATAaaactaataatttttaatgaatCAATAAAAATCACTTATTAAAACTAATAATTGCATTATAAATAAAAGCGACAAATAATaatcatttaaaatagaaTTAATAATTTCCAACTTTGCTTCCAGAAATAagtataattaaaaatatatacaaatgaCTATTATTCAGATATATCGATTGATATGCTTAATTGTGAGAAATGCGGCGAGAAAACAACTTGCCAAAAACAAAGATGCGGAAGTAAAagttggattataaatttcaaAACACATATGCAGCATAAGAGAATCTATGATGAAGGTCCAAGAGGAAAGAAtgcttagaaaaaaaaagagagcaaAGAGAGAGCGTACTAGAGAAGAGGCAATCATATCTATGCAAACTACCAATTTTACTTCAACAATTAAGGAGTATTATGATGGAGatggagagaaaataaaaaatataatgtAAAAATGTAGGCAACATTAGTTATTCTCGCCATCCGATCATAATTAGTATCCGAAAATGTCGACTGATACACTAAATGATCATGAATTTagtattttataattatttaattataatttatgtaacttaaattagttaaatttcatgtaattttaatttttatggtTAAACTTTCATAAtacatttattaaatttataatttattaaagtaaaattataattcaataatagtatataaattaaaaagtacaaaacacatttaaaaaatattaaaggACTATATTGTAACGAAAACGATTAATATCAAATCGATAAATAATATCTATAGTCCATGAGATTACAAATAACCCTTTAAATTGGAGAATGCCTTACACCACCGCTCCATTTgacaagaaaatgaaagatgtaAATGATTTATCAATACGGTAATTTGTAAATGACTAAAttttaataacagtatatgaCATTTGACTCACTAATCATCAATGTTACTttacttttaaaattatcaTATAAGTACATAAACAACATAATTAGATATAATTTTGATACATATTGCTATTTACTTGGTTAGTTGATACGATTACCAAAATACTTTTAAGAGTAAGTTTGTATTCTCAGTAATGATGAAGAATTGAAACCTACTCTTACTCGTTTTATATTGTTTATCTCCCACTTTTTTGTCTGTGTAATAAAAAGTTTCCTCAAAATTATGTTGTAAGTGTAATTAATGAGATTAATAATCTTTAAATTATTAACAATTTTGCTCTGAATATCACGTACCGTTTTAAAATTTAGCCTTTGTAAATTATAATGATCTAACCAAAAATGGGAAACTTTCACTTTTGACGAACATGAAGATGGCAATCCGGTGAATAAGTTGCATATAAGGAGGCAATTATGTTACATGGGAGGTGTTTATTAGGTGACGCAAACAGCACGTGTTTGAAATGGCAAGCTGACGGCGACTGATGGCAGAAATTGTAATTAAaaactaataataaaaaaaatctcacGTACTCGACCTGGGAGGTTGCGAAGAACCCAAAGCTTTGCCATATATTCCTCGTGCTTTAACTCATAGACCACCCAATTATAATATTCATTTTTGAAATAATATCATCACTTATATAGAAATATAATACTCCGTAATCAATAAATATAGATAAGCttcccccctctctctctctctcctctgtaAGATAAAGCCATAAAGCAGagccaagaagaagaagggtaTAAATATAGGGAGAGACGCACACAGCACCAAGAACAAGACCCGACTGCTTTGTTTTGTCCTCGTTTGGGTTTAGAAGGGTAAACTTTTTAGAAACAATCTTAGCAGCCGGGAAATGTCGAGCTCGTcggagatgatgatgagagCGGTGGAGAAGCCGCCGACCTTCAATTCAACTTGCAGCATGCTATACCAGTTCCTCAAGGAGAAGGGCTCCAAGCTTGGCGATCTCAACCTCGACATGCAGCTATCCAATGCCAATGGTCAGTCATCATTTCAGCTCAGACACAGTTTTTATCTATACCCGAGTcctggttttgggttttgttaAAACTGCACGCGTTAgagttttatttgtttttggtttgatGGATGTAGGGCATGCTGAGATTTTCCGGCAGAGGGCCCAGCAGCAGCAGCCGATAGATTTCTTTGCGGACATGGAGAATTCTAGAGATGTTCATGCTGCCAGAGGCTACAAATCCATGGATTTGTTTCCTCAGCGAGCTGGGTTTGGGTCTTCTTCTCTGCCCAGGATGAGTGATATAGAGACGTAAGATGCTCAAGTACACTAGAGTCGAATTGGAgtcatatttgttttattggtTCAGATATTGAAAGATTTAACATGATTTTGATTAGAAAAATTGTACTGATTATGGATTTTGTGGATCAGTATGAAGAAGACGGTGGCAGAGGAGCCACAGAAGGGGCAGATGACCGTCTTTTATGAAGGGAAAGTTCATGTGTTCAATGATTTACCAGCCGAGAAGGCGATGGAGGTGATGCTGTTCGCAAGCAAGGAAAGCTCCAAGTGCCAGCAGGCCGTTCATGTTTCTGATTTTCATTCTCAATTTGGGAATGTTCAGGTCAATTCCGGCACTGCCCCGGTTCCACCTCCGAGCTCTAATCATTTCCCTGAGTTCGGTCAAGTGATGCAGCAAACGGAGGCCATCAAGCCGACCCCGACTCGTCCGCTCATTACTGGTAATTTTTCCGATCTAGTCACTCTGTTTCTCGAATATGAAGTAATTGTATGTGTAACATGGTTGTGATGAGATTGAATTGGTTTTGCTGTCATTGCAGATATACCAATGCAGAGGAAAGCTTCACTTCAGCGCTTCCTGGCCAAGAGGAAGGATAGGTAAGCTAAAACCAATCCTGCCTTGTTCAATTTGGATTACGTTGGTTTAGGTTTCGAATTTGAGATTATTGTGATGATTTTAGGGTCTAATTGGGGGTTATGTATACTTGCAAATTTACAGGATCAACAACATAGCTCCATATCAAATGAGCAGCCCCGGTTCTTCCGACCTTGCGAAGCCGGCAGCCGGTAGCAAGTCATGGTTAGGAAAAGTCATGGTTAGGATTGGCAGCTCAGCCGACCCAGTAATCTGATTCCTTGATCATATGATGCATACTTAGGCTTCCTGCAGATTTCAATTCCGGCTattatctttttcaattttggtgGCTTTAAGAAACTCGGATTTTCGTCTAGTCCTGTTGTTCGTTTCCCTTGCTCCAAGGCTTGCCTCGACTTGTCGAACTCGCCGTAGAACATCTAACTGTGGATTAAATTTCCAGTTTCTGTAATTAAGCTCCATATGAAAGCAAAGGAATTCGAtcaatgataaaaaaaaattactattcGGTTTCTTAGTGGGTGTATCATAAATTCGTAATGTCTCTCGTCTTCAGATAAGAACAAATAGCTGATACTTGATAGTTCACCTGAGGCATGTTAAATGTTCACCGATTGTGTGATGTTTCAGGAAAATGATTGACAGTAAGGACGTTGTGACACCCTTTTATTatagaatctcaattattaatatattatattattatttgataataataaaaatatatacttaATTAAATCTAATCACTCATTTAAATTAGTACAAATGTACTCTCGGTATTTTAAATAAGTTgttcaaaatcctttttatcttTGGGAGATGAAATTTCCACTCCTAAATTTGTAATCTACCTccatgttttctttttaagtGATTTGAATGtggattataatttttagAGTATAAATTTCAGCTCATTTATCTTTTCCATTAGTTTCATCACTTTTATGTGGCCCGTTTTGTTCTTGTGGTGGCTATTACATAAAGTAAAAGAAGATATTATAGTGCAAACAAGGCATGTGTAGTGATCAACATGAAGGATTACATGTCCAAAGTTTG
This genomic interval from Argentina anserina chromosome 1, drPotAnse1.1, whole genome shotgun sequence contains the following:
- the LOC126785117 gene encoding protein TIFY 10a-like, whose amino-acid sequence is MSSSSEMMMRAVEKPPTFNSTCSMLYQFLKEKGSKLGDLNLDMQLSNANGHAEIFRQRAQQQQPIDFFADMENSRDVHAARGYKSMDLFPQRAGFGSSSLPRMSDIETMKKTVAEEPQKGQMTVFYEGKVHVFNDLPAEKAMEVMLFASKESSKCQQAVHVSDFHSQFGNVQVNSGTAPVPPPSSNHFPEFGQVMQQTEAIKPTPTRPLITDIPMQRKASLQRFLAKRKDRINNIAPYQMSSPGSSDLAKPAAGSKSWLGKVMVRIGSSADPVI